Within Candidatus Zixiibacteriota bacterium, the genomic segment ATCTCCCGCGGATTGTGAGCCAAACCCCTCGGACATATTTGGCCTCAGAGAAAAGAGCTGTCGAGCCATCGCGGAAGATCTCAATAGCCTGATCAACATCGGCTGGAAGATACCGGTCATCATCAAGTCTTACAGCCACTCTGGCACGCAACACGTAGTATTCACCACGTTCGTTCTTCGACAGGAGCACGGGATTGATCGACTCAAGCTCCCTCAAAGCGTCTACATAGGCCCTATTGCTGAGTAACTGACGTATTAACTTGAATGTTACTGTCACCTGTGGATCCATTACCATAATTGCCAACATTTAAGTCTACTATTAAGTAGTAGACCACTGCGTTTACGGACGGCCAGCCTATGCACGGCACTACGAATACTGGTATCGTATTTCTTGGTGGTGATAATTCCGGGTCATCGATACCCAGATCATCCCCGCTATCATCGTTCTCCGGCTGCATCAGATAGGCCCAGGGCGGTTTGTGGGGGTCGTAGTCGGTGGCGGTGACCGGTGAGGCAAACATGACCGCTAGCAGGGCAGCCACCATTGCCGAAGCTATGATTTTCTTCATAGTTCCCTCGTCGTCTTGAGTTCAGTCACGACAATTATCTCCCAAAACCGAGGCCGAAACCCCGGCATAACGTCTTCTATCGAACATCACATGCAATCCCTTCATCGTCATTCAGGCTGCGATCTCCGCCCGTTCCTGAATCTTCTCGGCTAACGCCAGCGCCTCGGCTGTGTACTGCTCGGCTTTGTCCCATTCACCTCGGGCTACGTAGAGATCGCCGAACAGCCGTTTGATCTGGACCATGAGCGAGGACTCCGGCGCCGTATCGAGGGCGATCTGGAGCCCGGCGCGGAGGGCCTCTTCGGCCGCGTCGTAATTGCCCGCGAGGGTCTCGACGAACCCGACGTTTTCGTAATAGATGCCGGTCTCGCGGAGGAACTGTCCCAGATACGGCTTACATTTATCGAGCAACTCCCGCGCCTTCTTGATATCCCCCAACTGAGCGTGCGCCCGGGCTGACATCTGGTAATAGTTTAGGATATGCTTCTGGCTATCACCGAATTGAGAGAGGTCTATCGCACGAAACGTTTGGAGTGATCTGCCGATCTTTCCACCACGAAACTCGACTACTGCCAGGTTTGCAAGCATGGAGGCCAATTGACAATCATCTCCAAGTTCGACAAACAGTTCGCAGCAGCGCTCGAGATGCATCATGGATTGTTCAGGGTTACCCGTCTGCAATGCTAGATACGATAGTCTGTTCAACGCCCGCGCCTGCGATCGGAGTTGACCAAGTCGCAGAAAACTCGAGTAGGCTTCTTGAATCGACTCCTTTGCTGCGACCCATTGTCCCTTGAGCGTCATTGCCCAACCTTTGAGATACTTCGCTTGAGCGAACTTCTCCGTGTCGGAATATCTAAATGCCTCAATGGCATCGTCGATCTCTGGAACGTCACAGAATCCCAAACGCAGCTTCGCCTCACTCAGCAGAATACAACGCCAACCGTATTCTTCTCCTGTCAATCCGTCACGGCTGACGGATTCCAGTTCGGTAATGGCCCGCTGAAATCGCCTCTTATTGATTAGATTCTGTGACCGATTGAGCACTTCTCTGACTACTATCACCATCATCGCCCGCAAAGTTCGGTATTTCGATTATGAATCCAATAATACAAATGCCATTGGTCGTCCAGGGAAATGGGATGAAGAACGCGGTGCCTTGCGTGTCATCTGGACCGATCCCATCCACCTCATTCCATCCGACGTCATCCCCGCTATCATCGTTCTCTGGCTGCATTAGATAGGCCCAGGGCGGTTTGTGGGGGTCGTAGTCGGTGGCGGTGACCGGTGAGGCAAACATGACCGCTAGCAGGGCAGCCACCGTTGCCAATGCTATGATTTTCTTCATAGTTCCCTCATTCTTTAATATGTCGCCACAAGAAGTCCGCTCCCATTGTAGAGGCCCTAAGCCCCAAACGCTACTTCAATAAAGCGATCAGGCCTCAAATCTGTCAAGGGAAAAAACGAGAGAAAATCGACTCGATTATTCACCATGCCCCCACCGATCTATAGATGTCATGTATCGTCCGTCAGGATTACCTGAGATTGTGATGACGCCGATCCGAGGACACCTGAATTAGTATGTGTCACTCAACATGTGCTATTGGTGCCCATGCCCGCGCGCCTCTTCCATCAACGAGTCCGCGGCGTTCATCATCGCGGAAGACTGAGAGTCGTCAAAAACAGTACCCCAGACTCCCAGTACCTTGCCCGTGGAATCGCACAGGAAGTGCCACGGGGCATATGCTTGCCATCCAGATCCGGGACGGTTACTATTCAGGTATGACTCAAGCACCAGAACAGGTGCCTCAACGCCGTCCAGTCGTGCAGCGTAAGCCAGACCGGCTGAATCCACCCGGCTAGTTGCGAACAAGAGCCCGCCGCCGGCTTCAACCATGTGCCTTTGCCAGGACGCCCAGAGGCGGCTCTCGGCGACTCGCCTCCCGCACGGTTGACGATCCAGCATTACGACCAGACTGAATGGCGCTGAAAATGTGGCCGGGTGCTCGTCAGCCAGTTCCTGTGCAAAAGTTTCAAAGCCACTCCAACGGAATACCGTGGTGCTCCCGCCGTGCATAC encodes:
- a CDS encoding tetratricopeptide repeat protein, translating into MIVVREVLNRSQNLINKRRFQRAITELESVSRDGLTGEEYGWRCILLSEAKLRLGFCDVPEIDDAIEAFRYSDTEKFAQAKYLKGWAMTLKGQWVAAKESIQEAYSSFLRLGQLRSQARALNRLSYLALQTGNPEQSMMHLERCCELFVELGDDCQLASMLANLAVVEFRGGKIGRSLQTFRAIDLSQFGDSQKHILNYYQMSARAHAQLGDIKKARELLDKCKPYLGQFLRETGIYYENVGFVETLAGNYDAAEEALRAGLQIALDTAPESSLMVQIKRLFGDLYVARGEWDKAEQYTAEALALAEKIQERAEIAA